One Streptosporangium sp. NBC_01495 DNA window includes the following coding sequences:
- a CDS encoding amidase, which translates to MPTRRAAAFGQTRYDGTYLTGDIGGKMHYLTATEMIELLRTRQVGAVELLDAHLRRIEEVNPKVNAIVTLVAERARREAEEADRDLARGRWRGPLHGLPVAHKDLADTAGIRTTYGSPIFADHVPVSDAPIVRRMREAGAITVGKTNTPEFGTGSHTVNEIFGATRNPYDLSRSAGGSSGGAAAALATGMVALADGSDMGGSLRNPASFCNVAGLRPTPGRIPSPSPVAAWFTLGVPGPMARTAEDLALLMSAVAGFDAASPLSITESGSAFAGPLDLDLTGVRIAWSPDLGGLPVDAETAKVTADAPAALAELGARVERVDLDLSAAEDAFRIYRAWYYALSFGDLPQESLGANVRWNVERGREVTGADLARAERLRSGLYRRMNSFFDTYDFLIAPVSQVPPFPVDAPYVSEINGEALPDYLAWMRSAYWVSVLHAPAASVPCGFTSGGLPVGVQIVGRPFADMAVLRLAHAFERATGHGSHRPPL; encoded by the coding sequence TTGCCGACGCGGCGCGCGGCGGCGTTCGGTCAGACTCGGTATGACGGGACGTACCTGACCGGGGACATCGGGGGCAAGATGCACTACCTGACCGCTACCGAGATGATCGAGCTGCTGCGCACCAGGCAGGTCGGCGCGGTCGAGCTGCTCGACGCGCACCTGCGGCGGATCGAGGAGGTCAACCCGAAGGTCAACGCGATCGTCACGCTGGTGGCCGAGCGCGCCAGGCGGGAGGCCGAGGAGGCCGACCGGGACCTGGCCCGCGGCCGGTGGCGGGGGCCGCTGCACGGGCTGCCGGTCGCGCACAAGGACCTGGCCGACACCGCGGGGATCCGCACCACGTACGGCTCGCCGATCTTCGCCGACCACGTCCCCGTCTCCGACGCGCCGATCGTGCGGCGGATGCGCGAGGCCGGGGCGATCACGGTCGGCAAGACCAACACCCCGGAGTTCGGCACCGGCTCGCACACCGTGAACGAGATCTTCGGCGCCACCCGCAACCCCTACGACCTGTCGAGGTCGGCCGGGGGCAGCAGCGGCGGGGCCGCGGCGGCGCTGGCGACCGGCATGGTGGCGCTGGCCGACGGCTCCGACATGGGCGGCTCGCTGCGCAATCCGGCCTCCTTCTGCAACGTGGCGGGGCTGCGGCCCACCCCGGGTCGGATCCCCTCGCCGTCACCCGTCGCGGCCTGGTTCACCCTCGGCGTCCCGGGACCGATGGCACGTACCGCGGAGGACCTCGCGCTGCTGATGAGCGCGGTGGCGGGGTTCGACGCCGCCTCCCCCCTGTCGATCACCGAGAGCGGCTCCGCCTTCGCCGGGCCCCTGGACCTCGACCTGACCGGGGTGCGGATCGCCTGGAGCCCCGACCTGGGCGGGCTGCCGGTCGACGCGGAGACGGCCAAGGTCACCGCGGACGCCCCGGCCGCGCTCGCGGAGCTGGGCGCGCGGGTGGAGCGGGTGGACCTGGACCTGTCCGCCGCCGAGGACGCCTTCCGGATCTACCGCGCGTGGTACTACGCGCTCTCCTTCGGCGACCTGCCGCAGGAGAGCCTGGGGGCGAACGTGCGCTGGAACGTCGAGCGGGGCCGCGAGGTGACCGGCGCCGACCTGGCCCGCGCGGAGCGGCTGCGCAGCGGGCTCTACCGGCGGATGAACTCCTTCTTCGACACCTACGACTTCCTGATCGCGCCGGTCAGCCAGGTGCCGCCGTTCCCGGTGGACGCCCCGTACGTCTCGGAGATCAACGGGGAGGCGCTGCCCGACTACCTGGCCTGGATGCGCTCGGCCTACTGGGTCAGCGTGCTGCACGCCCCGGCGGCGTCGGTGCCGTGCGGGTTCACCTCCGGCGGGCTGCCGGTGGGCGTGCAGATCGTCGGGCGCCCCTTCGCCGACATGGCGGTGCTGCGGCTGGCCCACGCGTTCGAGCGCGCCACCGGCCACGGCTCGCACCGGCCGCCCCTCTGA
- the murA gene encoding UDP-N-acetylglucosamine 1-carboxyvinyltransferase produces MNEEVWLIEPSGPLRGDVEVRGSKNGVSKHMVAAMLGTGESTIQNAPDVGEVGITAQMLRALGIDVEISAGEISVAPGKQINPHVPAAFTGLNRIPILMLGPLLHLAGEAFVPLVGGDPIGRRPVDFHVEALRAMGAEVEVSDTGVYAKAKRLRGTRIELPYPSVGATETILMSAVLAEGKTVLKGAAMEPEVVELALFLQRMGARIELSPDRRIVIEGVERLHGASTWLNGDRIEAFSYLAAGLITGGQVRVHGCPQDRLVTAITTLARMGAEVDITDDYLSASAPHGLRAAAVQTDTHPGFMTDWQTPLMVLFTQAQGMSVLHETVFENRLVYVPALQKMGCEIEVFDVCLGGPACRYHDTNAKHSAVVRGVSRLSGADVTLPDIRAGFSAVLAAAAAEGTSTLRGVHHIERGYHRPFEQFASLGLKISREKVQDG; encoded by the coding sequence GTGAACGAAGAGGTATGGCTGATCGAACCCTCCGGGCCGCTGCGCGGTGACGTCGAGGTCCGCGGCTCCAAGAACGGCGTCTCCAAGCACATGGTCGCCGCGATGCTGGGCACCGGTGAGAGCACGATCCAGAACGCCCCGGACGTGGGCGAGGTGGGGATCACCGCTCAGATGCTGAGGGCACTCGGCATCGACGTGGAGATCAGCGCCGGGGAGATCTCCGTCGCCCCGGGGAAGCAGATCAACCCGCACGTCCCGGCGGCGTTCACCGGCCTCAACAGGATCCCGATCCTGATGCTGGGCCCGCTGCTGCACCTGGCGGGCGAGGCGTTCGTTCCGCTGGTCGGCGGCGACCCGATCGGCCGCCGACCCGTCGACTTCCACGTCGAGGCGCTGCGCGCGATGGGCGCCGAGGTCGAGGTGAGCGACACGGGGGTGTACGCCAAGGCCAAGCGGCTGCGCGGCACCCGGATCGAGCTGCCCTACCCCAGCGTCGGGGCCACCGAGACGATCCTGATGTCCGCGGTGCTGGCCGAGGGCAAGACCGTGCTGAAGGGCGCGGCGATGGAGCCCGAGGTGGTGGAGCTCGCCCTGTTCCTGCAGCGCATGGGGGCGCGCATCGAGCTGAGCCCCGACCGGCGCATCGTGATCGAGGGCGTGGAGCGCCTGCACGGCGCCTCCACCTGGCTCAACGGCGACCGCATCGAGGCGTTCTCCTACCTGGCGGCCGGGCTGATCACCGGCGGGCAGGTGCGGGTGCACGGCTGCCCGCAGGACCGGCTGGTGACCGCGATCACCACCCTGGCCAGGATGGGCGCCGAGGTCGACATCACCGACGACTACCTGTCGGCGTCCGCGCCGCACGGGCTGCGGGCCGCGGCGGTGCAGACCGACACGCACCCGGGGTTCATGACCGACTGGCAGACGCCCCTGATGGTGCTGTTCACGCAGGCCCAGGGCATGTCGGTGCTGCACGAGACGGTGTTCGAGAACCGCCTGGTCTACGTGCCCGCGCTGCAGAAGATGGGCTGCGAGATCGAGGTCTTCGACGTCTGCCTCGGCGGCCCCGCCTGCCGCTACCACGACACCAACGCCAAGCACTCGGCGGTCGTGCGCGGCGTGTCCAGGCTGAGCGGCGCCGACGTGACGCTGCCCGACATCCGGGCCGGGTTCTCGGCCGTGCTGGCCGCCGCCGCCGCCGAGGGCACCTCCACCCTGCGCGGGGTGCACCACATCGAGCGGGGTTACCACCGGCCGTTCGAGCAGTTCGCCTCGCTCGGGCTGAAGATCAGTCGAGAAAAGGTGCAGGACGGGTAA
- a CDS encoding transglycosylase domain-containing protein yields the protein MTSRPEVRRGPGVCLGLLAACGVFGGLLAAMAALPLVGTAGLTVNNVTRTLTDLPPSPRENPLPQRTVLLDKNGKRFAQFYTENRTVVTLAQVAPVMRDAIVAIEDSRFYEHAGLDIKGTLRALVTNTRAGGVRQGGSSLTQQLVKNILLENSETDTERAQARAPSVQRKITELRYALAMERKYSKAEILERYLNIAYFGAGAFGVEAAAQRFFSVPASRLTLPQAAALAGAVRTPYATDPSLDAARRERLRERRDIVLDRMAQLSYVTPARAEAAKRRPLAIRLKPEPGGCDGSVYPYFCLYVHRELLTNTAFGHTRAERERRLARGGIVLRTTLAPKAQRAAERAIAARVGRKDTEVAAEAMVQPGTGRIRAMAASKRYGSNAGNARNGPSTTYNLPADMAHGGGQGFQAGSTFKVFTLATALAQGWRFDQGFMTPGGFVPDSGFTDCRGRKVNDPGAEIFNASGEGKGGPQSLSTGTWKSVNIFYMMLEQRVGLCPVVTTAKALGIARADGTPLREVPTFTLGVNEMDPVTVASAFAAFGARGRYCRPMAIVEIVERDGRRVRIPPSCARAIDRGVADAANHLLAGVFTKGTMTGQSIDRPAAGKTGTNNGYTSAWFAGYTPDLAAAVSVGDIRGSYRYPLTDVEIGGEYFGAVQGASLPGPIWVSSMSAALDGTRETRFHHPDMSRFGGGFTPGLKEALAREREEEGAEGADAADAEGEGRRGARGDRGRRFREEYRHREGRGYREERRYRDNGPHRRYRAPQWRDRPRYR from the coding sequence GTGACATCGCGCCCAGAGGTGAGACGTGGTCCCGGCGTGTGCCTGGGCCTGCTGGCGGCCTGCGGGGTGTTCGGCGGGCTGCTGGCCGCGATGGCCGCGCTGCCGCTGGTCGGCACGGCCGGGCTCACCGTCAACAACGTCACGAGGACCCTCACCGACCTGCCCCCGAGCCCCCGGGAGAACCCGCTCCCGCAGCGCACCGTGCTGCTGGACAAGAACGGCAAGCGGTTCGCCCAGTTCTACACGGAGAACCGGACGGTCGTGACGCTCGCCCAGGTCGCCCCCGTCATGCGTGACGCGATCGTGGCGATCGAGGACTCGCGCTTCTACGAGCACGCCGGCCTGGACATCAAGGGCACCCTGCGCGCCCTGGTCACCAACACCAGGGCGGGCGGGGTGCGACAGGGCGGGTCCTCGCTCACCCAGCAGCTCGTGAAGAACATCCTGCTCGAGAACTCCGAGACCGACACCGAGCGCGCCCAGGCCCGCGCGCCCAGCGTCCAGCGCAAGATCACCGAGCTGCGGTACGCGCTGGCGATGGAGCGGAAGTACAGCAAGGCCGAGATCCTGGAGCGCTATCTCAACATCGCCTACTTCGGCGCGGGCGCCTTCGGGGTGGAGGCCGCCGCCCAGCGGTTCTTCTCGGTCCCGGCCTCCCGGCTGACCCTGCCCCAGGCCGCGGCGCTGGCCGGCGCGGTCCGCACGCCGTACGCCACCGACCCGTCGCTGGACGCCGCGCGCCGGGAGCGGCTGCGCGAGCGCAGGGACATCGTCCTGGACCGGATGGCCCAGCTGTCGTACGTCACCCCGGCGCGGGCCGAGGCCGCCAAGAGGCGCCCGCTCGCCATCCGCCTCAAGCCCGAGCCGGGCGGCTGCGACGGGAGCGTCTACCCCTACTTCTGTCTTTACGTGCACCGGGAGCTGCTGACCAACACGGCCTTCGGCCACACCCGCGCGGAGCGGGAACGCCGCCTGGCCAGGGGCGGCATCGTGCTGCGCACCACGCTGGCGCCGAAGGCGCAGCGGGCCGCGGAACGCGCCATCGCCGCGCGGGTCGGCAGGAAGGACACCGAGGTCGCGGCCGAGGCCATGGTCCAGCCGGGCACCGGGCGGATCCGGGCCATGGCGGCGAGCAAGCGGTACGGCAGCAACGCCGGCAACGCCAGGAACGGCCCCAGCACCACCTACAACCTGCCCGCAGACATGGCGCACGGCGGCGGCCAGGGCTTCCAGGCGGGATCGACGTTCAAGGTGTTCACCCTGGCGACCGCGCTGGCCCAGGGCTGGCGGTTCGACCAGGGCTTCATGACACCCGGCGGTTTCGTCCCCGACAGCGGTTTCACCGACTGCAGGGGCCGCAAGGTCAACGACCCCGGCGCGGAGATCTTCAACGCGAGCGGCGAGGGCAAGGGCGGCCCGCAGAGCCTGTCCACCGGTACCTGGAAGTCGGTGAACATCTTCTACATGATGCTGGAGCAGCGGGTGGGCCTGTGCCCGGTCGTCACGACCGCCAAAGCCCTGGGCATCGCCCGCGCCGACGGCACCCCGCTGCGGGAGGTGCCGACCTTCACCCTCGGCGTGAACGAGATGGACCCGGTGACCGTGGCGTCCGCGTTCGCCGCGTTCGGGGCGCGGGGCCGCTACTGCCGCCCGATGGCCATCGTCGAGATCGTCGAGCGGGACGGCAGGCGCGTCCGGATCCCGCCCAGCTGCGCGCGGGCGATCGACCGCGGCGTGGCCGACGCGGCCAATCACCTCCTGGCCGGGGTGTTCACCAAGGGGACCATGACCGGCCAGAGCATCGATCGCCCGGCCGCGGGCAAGACCGGCACCAACAACGGCTACACGTCGGCCTGGTTCGCCGGCTACACCCCCGACCTGGCCGCGGCGGTCAGCGTGGGCGACATCCGGGGCTCCTACCGCTACCCGCTGACCGACGTCGAGATCGGCGGCGAGTACTTCGGCGCGGTCCAGGGCGCCTCCCTGCCGGGACCGATCTGGGTCTCGTCGATGTCGGCGGCCCTCGACGGTACGCGCGAGACCCGCTTCCACCACCCCGACATGAGCCGTTTCGGCGGCGGGTTCACCCCCGGCCTGAAGGAGGCCCTGGCCAGGGAGCGCGAGGAGGAGGGCGCGGAGGGCGCGGACGCCGCGGACGCCGAGGGCGAGGGCCGTCGCGGCGCCAGGGGAGACCGCGGGCGCCGCTTCCGCGAGGAGTACAGGCACCGGGAGGGACGCGGATATCGGGAGGAGCGGCGCTACCGCGACAACGGCCCGCACCGCCGCTACCGCGCCCCCCAGTGGCGCGACCGCCCCCGCTACCGCTGA
- a CDS encoding serine hydrolase domain-containing protein, with amino-acid sequence MTLARLPHRGRAIAGLGLSAILVTWAVAPPASAEPVPGPSASAGKEAGQAAGLDREALRRSLDAIHEAGMYGTYSAVRDGGSKWLGAAGVADVRTRRPVQSGMVHRVGSITKTFTAVAILQQVERGRVELDAPVARYLPGLLPGELGQKITVRMLLNHTSGIGDYVAGAFPSLVQASPQSLDEHRFRRIRPSELVRFGLEAPRTGEPGQVWSYSNTNYVIAGLLLEKVTGTGAEAYITRHVIHRAGLRDTSFPRTPVIPGPHSKAYEALYGYIDPPRDYSVYDMSWAGTAGAVVATMEDLNRFYRELLGGRLLAPAQLAQMRTTVPVTDAQGNVVMNYGLGIYAQDLPCGRFWGHDGGVFGMGTISLSGEDGRRQLSLGFNLMKYQQLDANGYPQPHAIDYAMGGYFMQALCGPAAATAKSSRPPVLLPTQQVLVKR; translated from the coding sequence ATGACTCTCGCGCGACTTCCCCACCGTGGACGGGCGATCGCCGGCCTCGGGTTGAGCGCGATACTCGTGACATGGGCCGTCGCGCCTCCCGCGTCCGCCGAGCCGGTCCCCGGGCCCTCGGCGTCGGCAGGCAAGGAGGCCGGTCAGGCGGCCGGGCTCGACAGGGAGGCACTCCGGCGGAGCCTCGACGCGATCCACGAGGCCGGCATGTACGGCACCTACTCCGCCGTCCGGGACGGCGGGTCGAAGTGGCTCGGGGCGGCGGGGGTCGCCGACGTGCGGACCCGGCGGCCCGTCCAGTCCGGGATGGTCCACCGGGTGGGCAGCATCACCAAGACCTTCACGGCCGTGGCGATCCTCCAGCAGGTCGAGCGGGGCCGCGTCGAGCTGGACGCTCCCGTCGCCCGATACCTCCCCGGCCTCCTGCCGGGCGAACTCGGCCAGAAGATCACGGTCCGGATGCTGCTCAACCACACCAGCGGCATCGGCGACTACGTCGCGGGCGCCTTCCCCTCCCTCGTCCAGGCGTCCCCGCAGAGCCTCGACGAGCACCGGTTCCGCAGGATCCGCCCGTCGGAGCTGGTGAGATTCGGGCTGGAGGCGCCGCGCACGGGCGAGCCGGGGCAGGTGTGGTCGTACTCCAACACCAACTACGTGATCGCCGGCCTGCTCCTGGAGAAGGTGACCGGTACCGGCGCGGAGGCGTACATCACCCGCCACGTGATCCACCGGGCCGGGCTGCGCGACACGTCCTTCCCGCGCACGCCGGTCATCCCCGGGCCGCACTCCAAGGCGTACGAGGCGCTGTACGGCTACATCGACCCGCCGCGCGACTACAGCGTCTACGACATGTCGTGGGCGGGTACGGCGGGCGCCGTCGTCGCGACGATGGAGGACCTCAACCGGTTCTACCGGGAACTGCTGGGCGGCAGGCTCCTCGCCCCGGCGCAGCTCGCCCAGATGCGGACGACGGTGCCGGTCACCGACGCCCAGGGCAACGTCGTGATGAACTACGGTCTCGGCATCTACGCCCAGGACCTGCCCTGCGGCCGGTTCTGGGGCCACGACGGCGGCGTGTTCGGCATGGGCACGATCTCCCTGTCCGGCGAGGACGGCCGCCGCCAGCTCTCCCTGGGGTTCAACCTCATGAAGTACCAGCAGCTCGACGCGAACGGTTACCCGCAGCCGCACGCGATCGACTACGCGATGGGAGGTTACTTCATGCAGGCGCTGTGCGGCCCGGCGGCGGCGACGGCGAAGAGCTCCCGGCCTCCGGTGCTACTGCCGACCCAGCAGGTGCTGGTCAAGCGCTGA
- a CDS encoding SDR family oxidoreductase — protein MKIVVIGGTGLIGSKLVTKLGEHGHEAVAASPNTGVNTLTGEGLAEVLKDAQVVIDVSNSPSFEEAAVMEFFTTSTRNLLAAEAEAGVGHHVALSVVGTERPPGNAYFRAKIAQEELIAESSIPFSLVHATQFFEFVRRIADEATDGDQVRMAPVLFQPIAGDDVARAVGRVAVGSPLNGRVEVGGPEQFRMDEFFRKALTAWGDPREVVTDPQARYFGSVPDERTLVPDDGASLGEIRYRDWLDRGEGAMSR, from the coding sequence ATGAAGATCGTGGTAATCGGCGGGACCGGTCTCATCGGGTCGAAGCTCGTGACGAAGCTGGGGGAGCACGGTCACGAGGCCGTGGCGGCGTCGCCGAACACCGGCGTCAACACCCTCACCGGCGAAGGGCTGGCCGAGGTGCTGAAGGACGCGCAGGTGGTGATCGACGTGTCGAACTCCCCCTCCTTCGAGGAGGCCGCCGTAATGGAGTTCTTCACGACCTCCACCCGCAACCTGCTCGCCGCGGAGGCGGAGGCCGGCGTCGGCCACCACGTCGCGCTGTCGGTGGTGGGTACGGAGCGGCCGCCCGGGAACGCCTACTTCCGGGCGAAGATCGCTCAGGAGGAGTTGATCGCGGAGTCGTCGATCCCGTTCTCGCTCGTGCACGCCACCCAGTTCTTCGAGTTCGTCCGGCGCATCGCCGACGAGGCCACGGACGGCGACCAGGTGCGGATGGCGCCCGTGCTCTTCCAGCCCATCGCGGGCGATGACGTCGCCCGGGCGGTCGGCCGGGTCGCGGTGGGATCTCCGCTGAACGGCAGGGTGGAGGTCGGCGGGCCCGAGCAGTTCAGGATGGATGAGTTCTTCCGGAAGGCCTTGACCGCCTGGGGCGACCCGCGCGAGGTGGTCACCGACCCGCAGGCGCGCTACTTCGGCAGCGTGCCGGACGAGCGCACGCTGGTGCCCGATGACGGCGCCTCCCTGGGGGAGATCCGCTACCGCGACTGGCTCGACCGGGGTGAAGGCGCGATGTCTCGCTGA
- a CDS encoding macro domain-containing protein: MISYVTGDATVPVGSSPKIIAHVCNDAGGWGRGFVVALSRRWPAPEAAYRAWYRQNDGFALGAVRLVQVDEGLWVANMIAQHGVRATKAGPPIRYQAVNRCLETLADHAVELDAGVHMPRIGCGLAGGTWDRIEPIITECLVKRDVEVTVYDLDDHR; the protein is encoded by the coding sequence ATGATCTCGTACGTGACAGGCGACGCCACCGTCCCTGTCGGCAGCAGTCCGAAGATCATCGCGCATGTCTGTAACGATGCCGGTGGCTGGGGGCGCGGCTTCGTCGTCGCGCTCTCTCGGCGCTGGCCCGCACCGGAGGCCGCCTACCGGGCCTGGTATCGCCAGAATGACGGGTTCGCGCTGGGCGCCGTGCGACTGGTCCAGGTCGATGAGGGCCTGTGGGTCGCCAACATGATCGCCCAGCACGGTGTCCGCGCCACCAAGGCGGGCCCGCCCATCCGCTATCAGGCCGTGAACCGTTGTCTGGAGACCCTCGCCGACCATGCCGTCGAGCTTGACGCCGGCGTTCACATGCCTCGCATCGGATGTGGTCTGGCGGGCGGCACCTGGGACCGAATCGAGCCGATCATCACCGAGTGCCTGGTAAAACGCGACGTTGAGGTCACTGTTTACGATCTGGACGATCACCGGTGA